CTGGTGTCGGCCGACGCCGAGAAGGACCTGGGCGGCACCCAGGGCGGCCCGTCGGTGGCGCCGTCGCGCGATGCCGTGGTGCTCGACGACGACTACCGCGAGCTGCCGGCCGGCACCGCCGTGATCGGCCGGCTGGCCCGCCGCGGCAACATGCCCATCGGCTACTACAAGGACGAGGAGAAGACCCGCGCCACGTTCGTCCAGGGCCCCGAGGGCGAGCGCTACGTGCTGGCCGGCGACATGGCCCTCCACGAGGCCGACGGCACCATCACGCTCCTCGGCCGGGGCTCCGGCTGCGTGAACACCGGCGGCGAGAAGGTCTTCCCCGAGGAGGTGGAGGGGGCGCTGAAGGCCCACCCGGCGGTGTTCGACGCCCTGGTGGTGGGCGTCCCCGACGAGCGCTGGGGACAGAAGGTGGCCGCGGTCGTCCAGCTGCGGGAGGGCACCGAGCTCACGTTGGAGGAGCTCGATGCCCACTGTCGATCCCGGCTCGCCGGCTACAAGATCCCCCGCCAGATGACCCTGGTCGCCGGGGTGCAGCGCTCCCCCAGCGGCAAGCCCGACTACCCCTGGGCCCAGAAGATCGCCTCCGCCGGCGTCTGAGCCCAAGGGTTGAGCGGACTTGCTGCCGGGTGCCACGCCCGCCGCGTGGCACCCGATCAGTCGGGACCGAGGGCGCGAGACGACTGGCTCCCGCCCTCGCCCCGGTGGTTCCCACCACGATTGTCCTGACCACGATGCGTCACCGAGGCGACGTGTCGTCGTCAGCGTCCTTCAGCCCGATCTGCTTGTGCACACCTTGCCAGCGCAAGTACCCAGGGTCATGAGTAGTGGTCGCGCAACGCGATCCGGCTTGCCTACCGTCCGCTCCGTCAGCCGGACGCGAGCAATGTGTCCGGTGGGGACTCCTCGTCGAGCGCCTGGGCCAGGCTCTCGCGGTCGTGGACGCCGAGCTTGCGGTAGATCCGCTGCAGGTGGCTGTCGACCGTGCGGGGCGAGATCACCAGCTGGCGGGCGATGTCGCGCCGCCGCATGCCCGACACCGTGAGCCGGGCGATCTCCCGCTCGCGGCGCGACAGGTCGAGCGGGTCGGGCCAGGTGCTCAGCAGCGGCGTGCGGGCGCCCTCGCAGCGCCGGGCACAGCGGCTGGCCCGCCGGTGCGACGCCATGGCCCGCCGCAGCTCACCGCCCGTGCGGGCCTGCTCGGCGGCCTGGCTCCAGGCCTCGGCGGCGTGGAGGTCGTAGCCGAGCCGCTCGAAGTCGACCGCCACCGCCCGCAGGCCGTCGGTGTCGCCGGCGACGGTGACCGTGGCGTGACGGGCGAAGACCTCGACCAGCTGACCGTCCGACCGGGTGGCCAGCTCCCGCAGCTGCACCTCGCCGTGGCCGGCCCGGCCGATCCGCACCAGGTCGTGGAAGGCGTGGGCGGCGTGCAGCACCTCGCCCCGCTCCAGCGACCGCCGCGCCGCCGCCAGGAGGTCGGCGACCAGCTCGTCGGGGTCGACCCCGGCCGTCACCTTGGCCCACACCAGGCAGCGGTCGAGCTCGCCGGCCGCCAGGCCGATCGGGTGGGCGGTGAAGGTGCGGCAGCGCTCGGTCGCCTCGCGGGCGCCCTCCACGTCGGCCACCTCGGCCCGGACGTTCGCCAGCCCCGCCAGCGACCAGGCGGCGAAGCCGTCGCGGCGGATGCTCTCGAAGCCGGCCGACGCCTCGCGGAACCACCGCGCCGCGGTCTCGGGACGACCCCGCGCCCGGGCGATCCGGCCCACCTCGAAGGCCACGAACGCCCGGGTGAACGGGTCGACCGAGTCGTCGAGGGCGGTGATCGCCGCCCCCGCCGCGGTCTCCGCCTCCCGCACCTTGCCGTCCTCCACCCAGGCCCCGATCTGGTGGAACAGGAACTCGCCGACGGTCAGGGCGTCGTCGTCGCCCCGCTCCCGGGGGTCGGCGAGCATCTGCAGCGCCAGCTCGAGGCCCCGCTCGGCCAGCTCGATCGCCTCGCCCACATGGCCCTGCATGAGCCGCAGCGGCGACAGCACGCTGATGCCTCCGGCCACCGTGTTGCGGTTGCCCGACGACAGCAGCGGCAGGGCCACGGCCTGGGCGCCGGCCAGGTCGCCCCGCTGCAGGCGGAAGCCGGCGATCTGCGTCTGCAGCGCCTCCTGCCAGCGCCCGTCGGTGAGGTAGGCAGCGGCGTCGGTGAGCAGGGCCTCGGCCTTGTCGGGCCGGTTGGCGAACTGGAACATGTACAGGGCCCGGCTGAGCACCGCCTCGGCCCGCACGTCGTCGGACACGGCCGAGTGGGTGACCTCGTCGGACACCTGCCCCAGCTCGTCGGTGGCGCCCAGGCGGGCCAGGGCGTAGATCAGCAGGCGGCCGGTGCGGTCGTCATGGCCGAGGGCGCGGGCCCGGCGGGCCAGGTCGGCGGCGGTGCGGGGGTCGTCGTTCGACCGCGCCTCCTCGGCCGCCCGGGTGAGCAGGTCGGCGGTGCCGGGGCCGTGCTGTCCCGCTTCGACGTACCACTGGGCCAGCAGCGGCACGTCGGCGGCGGCGATCTGGCCGAGCTGCTCGAACACGTCGAGCAGGCGGTTGCGCAGGAGGCCGACCCGGTCGTCGCTCAGATCGGTGCGGCGCAGCTCGGCGAAGAAGGGGTTGGCCAGCCGCACGAGCCGCCCGGTGGCCTCGTCGTCGGTGGTGGTGAGGCCGGCCCGCTCGGCGGCGGCCAGAGCACCGTGGCCGACGAGCGTGGCCAGCACCTCCACCGGCAGGCGCCCGGAGAGCGCCAGCACGTCGACCACCTCGGCCACCGCGTCGGGTGCGTCGGCCAGCCGGTCGGCGAGCATCGCCGCCAGCGTCGGCGACCGGAGGGGGGCGTCGTCGGGGCCGCGGACGAGCCGCCACAGCCCGGCGTCACGGTGCCAGCTGCCCTCGGCGCGGGTCTCGTCCACCAGCTCGGTCAGGAGCCGCGGGTTGCCCTCGCTCCACAGCCACAGCTGCGACCGGGTGGCGGCGTCGACCGATCCGCCCACCAGCTCCTCCAGCAGCTCGTCGGCGTCGGAGCGCTCGAGCGGCCCCAGGTCGACCCGCTCCACCAGGTCGTCCTTCCAGAGGGCGGTGACGGCGTCGGGGGCGTCGGGCCCGGTCCGCAGGGCGCCCAGCAGCCGGAGCCGCCGCTCGACCACTGCCTGCTGCACCAGCGTCGCCGAGGCGGCGTCGAAGCCGTGCAGGTCGTCGGCCACCAGCAGCGGCCGCCCGGGCCGGGCCCGCGCCACCAGGTGGTCGATGCCCCGGTGGACGGCCAGCGCCCAGCGCTCCGGGTCGTCGCTCAGCGCCGGCAGGAGGCTCCCGAGCGACCCGAACGGCGCCGCGGCCGCGTCGTCCCCAGCGGGACGCACCCGGAGCAGCGTCCAGCCCTGCTCGGCCAGCAGGTCGGCCGCTTCGTCGAGCAGTCGCGTCTTGCCGACCCCCAGCGGCCCGGCGACGAGCGCACCCCGGCCCGTCCCCTCGGCGACCGCCGCTAGCAGGCCGGCCAGCTCCCGACCGCGACCGACGAGAGGAGGGTCCCGCCGCCGGCCGCTCACGCCCTGCATCAGCCGAAAGGCTAATGCCCTGGCCATATGGGGGCGAGCCCCTGGCCAGGGCATTGCGCAATCGGGAAAGGAACCGTCAGTTCGGGAAGTTGAACAGGTTCCCCACGACGCAACCGCTACCGGTGGTGCTCGAGGCCGGCCACGGCATGGCGTTGCGGGTCACCGGTCCGTACTTCCCGTCGACGCCCACGCCGGTCACCGCCTGCACGTTCTTCACGGCCTGCTCGGTGCCAGCACCAAAGTCACCGTCGACTGCAATCGCCTGGCCGGCGCAATCTCTCAGGGCGATCTGAAGAACGATCACTCCCCAATTGTTGTTGTTGTTGCGCACCAGAACGCAGTTGAAGTGTGGTGAGTTTTGCGTCACGCTGGGCGCAATCGTTGAGTACGCCACCCCGGGACCGCCACCAAATGCGGTGGCCGAACCGCCGCAAGTGGTAGCGGCACTGGCAGGTACTGCCGTGCCGACGATGACCCCCAAAGATGCGACGACAATCACGCTAAACAACGCGAATACACGTCTATATTTCCCCATGTCAGCTTCCGCCTCTCTAATAAGCTTACATGGCAATTGTACCAAATGGAGCGCAGCTGATCCAGAGGATCTAGGCGGTAGGGCCGCCCTTGACCGCCTTGGCCAGGCGATCGGCCTGGGCCTGCTGCTCGTAGACGAACCGGGCCATCCAGAAGCGGAGGAACCCGGCGAGCGACGCCTTCACGTAGAGGGCCGCACCGGCCACCGTGATCGCCAGGCCCAGGATCGCCTGGACGATGGCATCGCGCTGCTGCAGCGGGCCCGTGGCGCTGTGCGACAGGAAGTAACCGACGAGGGCCAGTAGCGGCCCGCCGATCATGCCGAGCACGCCGAGGCGCAGCAGCAGCCGGTCGAGGCCGGTCGCGGGATCGCGCAGGCGCATGCCGGCCACCTCGGCCTTGAACTGCTCCACCCGTGCGTCCGTCCCGTCGTTGTTCATCGTGACACTCATCTTCAACCCCTTAGCCACCCAGGTAGGCAGTGGAAAGCTTCGATTCGATCTCGTGCGGTGCGCCGACGTCGCTCACCCTGCCGTGCACCATGATGGCCGCCCGATCGGCGACACCCAGCACGACCCTGGCGAACTGCTCGACCACCAGCACCGACACCCCGGTGCGCGCCAGGTCGGCGACCTGGGCGTAGAGCTGCTCGACCACCAGCGGTGCCAGCCCCATCGACAGCTCGTCGAGGATCAGCACCGCCGGATCGGTCGCCAGGCCCCGGGCCAGCGCCAGCATCTGCTGCTCGCCGCCCGACAGGGTGCCGGCAACCTGGCTGCGACGCCGGTGGAGCTGCGGGAAGCGGCCGTAGGCGGCCTCCTCGATCGCCCGGAACGGGATGCCCCGATGGGTCGCCATCCGCAGGTTCTCGCGCACGGTCAGCCCCGGGAAGACACCACGGCCCTCCGGGATGAGGCACAGGCCGGCGCGGGCCAGGTCCTCCGGCAGGGCACCGTTGACCCGACGTCCCGCCACCAGGAGATCGCCGCCGGCCAGCGGGTGCAGGCCGGCCAGCACCTTGAGGGTGGTGGACTTGCCGGCGCCGTTGGGCCCCAACACGGCCATCACCTCGCCCGCGCCGACCCGCAGGTCGACCCCGTGGAGCACCTCGATGGTCCCGTAGGCGGCCCGCACGCCCCGCAGCTCGACGAGGGTCTCCTCGCCGTTCTGCCCGTTCACGCTCACGACGTCACGCTCCCCGTCCCGGCGCCCAGGTAGGCATCGAGCACCGCCTGGTCGCGTTGAACCTGGTCGGGCGTGCCCCGGGCGATGATCGACCCGAAGTCGAGCACGTGGACGTCGTGGCAGGCCCGCATCACCAGCTGCACGTCGTGCTCCACGAGCACGACGGCCACGCCGTCCTGGGCGATGGCGGCGAGCAGCTCGCCCAGCGCCTCGGTCTCGCCTTCGTCGAGGCCCGAGGCCGGCTCGTCGAGCAGCAGCACCCGGGGACGGGTCGCCAGCGCCCGGGCCAGCTCGACCAGGCGGGCTTTGCCGGTGGGCATCTCGTCGGCGCGGACGTCGGCGACGTCGTCCAACCCGACCCGTTCGAGCAGCTCGTCGGCACGGGCTGCGCCGCGGCGACCCCGGCGGCCGCCCAGCGTCTCGGCCAGCTGCACGTTCTCCCGCACGGTCAGGAGCCCGAACAGCTCCAGGCGCTGGAACGTGCGGGCCAGCCCGTGCCGGGCCCGGCGGTAGGGCGACAGCTGGGTGAGGTCGACGCCGCCCAGCCGCACCTCGCCCCGCTGGGGGACGAGCAGTCCGGTGACCACGTTGAACATCGTGGTCTTGCCGGCGCCGTTGGGGCCGATGAGCCCGGTGACCTGCCCGGGCGCCGCGTCGAGGGCGACGTCGTCGAGTGCCAGGTGTCCCCCGAACTTCACCGTCACGTTGCGCACGGTGAGCGCACTGTCGTTTTTGCCGGCGACGCTCATGACGTCGTCTCCAGGCCGAGGGCACGGTCGAGGGTGGCGGCGTCGTCGGGGGTGAAGGGCCGGTCGATGCCGACCCACTCCCAGGCGACCTCCTCGGGAGCCTCTGCGGCGTCGACCTCGTCGAGGTCCACGGTCGCCACGTCCTTCCGGGCCGTCGCGATGCGCAACAGCAGCGGCCCCACCAGGATCGCGGCCGCCAGCGCCCCGGCGAACGCCCAGCCGTCGATCGCGTCGTTGAACCGCAGGCCCAGCACCCCCAGCGTCGCCACCACGGTGAACGCGGTGACCAGCTTGGAGCGCAGCACCGGAGCGAAGCCCTCGCGCAAGTCCTGCACCACGCCGTTCGGGTTCCGCCCCAGGGCGATGCCCATCGTGCCGGGCAGGATCTTCTCGATGTTCTGCAGTGCGGGCCACTGGTCGATCACGATGGGCAGGCCGCCCAGCAGGACGCCGGCCACCAGCGCCCCGGCGGCGCTGCCGATGCCGCCGACCACGGCCAGCAGCGTCAGCGGGAGGCTCTCGAAGAAGGTGAAGCGGTTGGGCGCCACCGAGCCGAGCGTCCCGCCGTAGAGGGCGCCGCCGACGCCGGCCATCGCGGCCGACAGCGTGAACACTCCGATCTTCACGGCGGTCAGGTTCATGCCCAACGTGGCGGCGGCGGCCGGGCTGTCCTTCATCGCCAGCAGCCGCTGGCCGAACGAGCTGCGCCGGATCGCCACGACCAGCAGGTACAGCGCCGCGAAGAAGACCGCCAGCACGATCAGCAGGCCGCCGCCGGTGTCGGTGCCCGGCAGGTCGATCCGCTCGATGGGCACCGAACCCGAGCCGAACAGCTTGATCGTCCACGGGCCGAGCTCGAAGTCGGCCAGCCCGAACACCCATTGGTCGAGGAACACCGCGAACGCCGCCGTCGCCAGGGCGAAGTACAAGCCGCCGAGCCGGATCGCCGGCACCGCCAGCAGCGCCCCGACCACCCCGGTCACCACCGCGGCGTACACCAGGCCCAACGGGCTGCCGTCGCCGCCGTGGTGGGCCATCACCACCGCCCCGATGCCGGCGAAGCTCAGCTGGCACAGCGACAGCTGCCCCGCGAAGCCCACCAGCGGCACCAGCGACAGGGCGATGATCGACAGGGCGACGATGCGGGCGGCCAGCACGGCGTCGAGGTCGGACAGGATCTCCGACATGAACCACCCGGCGGCTACGAAGCAGGCGGCCGTCACCAGCGCCCCGATCCAGCCGGGCCGCGGGATGATCTCGCGGCTCGCCACCACCCCGTGCCCCCGTGGTCGGGGCTGGCGCATCACCATCAGCACCACGAACAGCACGATCGCCGGGAAGGCGAAGCGCAGGTCGCTGAGCAGCGTGTTGGTCTCGTCGAAGTAGCTGATCGCGTACTGGTCGGCGAGCCCCAGGATCATCGCCCCGAGGAAGGTCATCGGCAGGCTGCGCAGCCGCCCGATCATCGCTGCGGCGTAGGCGTTGACGATCAGCAGCGTGAGGCTCGTGTGGCTGAGCGTCGTCAGGCCGGCGGTGAGGATCCCCGAGATCGCCGCGCACGCCACCCCGATGCCCCACGCCAGCATGGCCGAGCGGTTGGGGCGGGCGCCGTTGAGCGTCGACAGGGGCCGGTCGTCGACCGAGGCCCGCATGGCGATCCCGGCCCGGGTGCGGTAGAGCAGCACCCGCAGCCCGATCGCCAGCCCGACCGCGACGACGAAGGCCGACAGCTCGTGGTAGGTGACCGTGGTGCCGACGAGGTCGAACGACTCGTTGCCCCAGAACTTCGGCAGGACGTGGGCCTCGTTGGGGCTCCACAGCCAGATGCCCAGGCCCAGCAGGGCCACGAGCAGGCTGATCGACACCACGACGCGCACGGTCTCCGGCGCGTCGGTGAGCCCCCGCATGATCACCACCTCGATGAAGGCGCCGACCAGCGGTGCCAGCACCCCCAGCACCACCACCAGGGCGATCGGTGCCGGCCAGCCCCAGTCGACCCGCAGCTGCCAGTAGGTGAAGGCTCCCAGCATCCCCAGCGCCCCGTGGGCGAAGTTGAAGATGCCGGTCGTCGTGTATGTGAGCACGAGCCCCGAGGCTGCGACCGCCAGTATGGAGGCGGACGCGAGCCCGAGGATCGTGGCGTTCAGGAACTGGTCCATGTTGCTGTCGTGCGCCCCCCGTGGCGTCCTCTACGCCCGCGTCACTCGCTGGGCCTCGGCACGCCGTAGTCGTCCGTGAGCTCCAACACGTTGTCGGCGCTGCAGTTGAAGACACCCTCGTCGGGGTTCGTGACCTCTTCGTCGTAGACGAAGCCGTCGGGCGTGAACTGCACCAGGATCCCGCACTCGGGGGCGAGGCTGTTGCCCGGCGTCGTCGGCGAGTGGAGGCCGCCGGCCGTCCAGTCCTCCTGGCTCCCGGCGTTCTCGAGCATGCACTCCCGGGTCAGGTCCGACCCGCACTCCGACGCCGCCGTGGCGAACAGGAGGAGCCCCGACATCGCCTGGGCGCCGAGCAGCGCCGGGAACTTGCCGTCGGGGCGGTACTGCTCCATGAGGGCCTGGTAGTCGCCCATGCCGGGATAGTCGTCGCCGTCCATGTCGAACATCGGGAAGGCGATGCGGGAGTAGATGTCGCCGCCGGCGGCGGCGCTCGCCTCCTCCTCGAACTTCGCGTCGTACATGTTGGGCTGCATCACGATGAACTCGGGGTACCAGTCCTCGGTCTGCATGGCGTTCAGGAGGGCGGTCATGTTCTCGGGCTCACCGACCAGCTCGAAGCCCTGCACGCCCTTCTCCTTCATCGACTGGACGAAGCCGCGCCAGCCCGTCTCGTTGATCGCCTGGTAGGTGGCGTCGTAGACCACCTCGAAGCCGAGCTTCTCGACTGACTCCTTGACCTGCTGGCGCACGGTCTTCACGCCTTCGAGGTCGACCCAGAGGATGCCGTACTTGGTGGCGTCGGGGTGCAGCTCCTGCATCGAGAGGTACGACTGCACCTGGAACGAGTAGACGGGGTTGGGCAGCGGCTGCACCTGCAGCTCGCCGACCCGGGCCTCGGGCGTCACGACGAAGCCGGGGATGTTGGCCAGGCCGCAGTCGACCCGGGCGCCGGCGTCACCGTTGTCGAAGATCGCACCCCCGCCCACCAGGGCGAAGGTGCCCTCGCAGGCTTCGGCGATGCGCTGGCCGTAGTCGACGAGCTTCGCGTCGAGGTCGTCGAGCACGAGGTCGCGGCCGTTGATGCCGCCGTGCTCGTTGCACCAGTCGACGAACGCCGCCGCCGAGTCGTACATCTCCTGGTTGAGGCCGGGCCGCGCATCGGCGCCCTTGTTGGTGATGGTGCCGATGCGGATCTCGTCGTCGGTCACCCCGGTGTCGGTGGCACCGCTGGCGTCGCCGTCCTGGCAGACGACCCCGAGGTCGCCGAACTCACCCTGGGCGAGGCGGTCGCCCTCGGAGCCGGAGCCGCCGTCGTCGCTGGGCGTCGGCTCCTCTGCGCCCTCGTCGTTGGACGACTCCTCGTCGCCGGAGCGCCCGCAGGCCGTGGCGCCGAGCAGCAGCAGGCCCACCATCAGCAACGCCAGCAGACGACGGGAACGACCTTCGATTGCACCTACATTCACTGCGATTCCCCCTGGGGTCGGAGCAGCACGATACGTCTCGATGTGGGGTGATGCGGACCGGCTTCGACTGGCCTGCGCATCAGCTCGTGGGAGCGGGTCTGGCTATGGAGGTGCCGAGGCTGGCAAGGGCGACGCGAGGGCCGCCGAGCAGGGCTTCGAGCACCTTCTCCCAACGGAAGTAGCGGTGGATCGGGTAGTCGACGTCCATGCCGATGCCACCGTGGAGGTGCTGGGCGGCGTGCACGACACGATGCCCGCCGTCGGTCGCCCAGAAGGTGGCCACGGCCACGGCGTCGTCGGCCTCGGGATGGTCGGCCTGGAGGCGCCAGAGCGCCTGGAGGTTGGTGAGCCGGATGGCCTCGGTGTCGACGTAGGCGTCGGCGCAGCGGTGGGCCACGGCCTGGAACGTGCCGATGGGCGAGCCGAACTGCTTCCGCTCGGTCACGTAGGTGGCGGTGAGGGCGAGAGCCCCCTCGCACACGCCGAGCATGGTGGCGCCGAGCAGGGCGCGGGTGCGCAGGGTCGACCACTCGACGGCGTCGTCGCCGTCGCTGCCCAGCCGCGTCGCCGCCGTCCTGTCGAAGGTGACGGTCTGCGCCGGCTCGTGGTTGATGGCCTGCTCGTCGACCCGTGTGACGCCGGCAGCTGCCAGGTCGACCAGGAACAGCCCCGGGCCCGAGTCGGTCTGCGCCGGCACCACCAGGGCCGCGGCCTGACCGGCCCACGGGACCGGGGTGGCCGTGCCGTGCAGCGCCCAGTCGCCCTCCCCTGCGACTGGGCGCGCACCGATCTCCCCCGAGTCGACCGGGTGCCACGGCGCGACTGCCAGCGGCGCCGAGCCGTTGGCGACGCCCGGCAGCCAGCGGGCCTGCTGGCTCTCGTCGCCCCAGCGGGCGACGGCCAGGGCGGCGGCGGTCGACGTCCAGTAGGGCACGGGCGCCACGTGACGCCCCACCTTCTGGGCCACCAGCGCCGCCTCGACCAGGCCCAGTCCGCTACCGCCGAACGACTCCGGCAGAGCCAGCCCGAGCAGGTCGGCGACGGCCACGGCCTTCCAGGCGTTCGCCGCCAGGTCGTCGGGACCCGACTCGACGGCTCGCAACACCTCGGGCGTGCACTGCTCGCCGACGATGGTGTCGGCCAGGTCGGCGATCGCCTGCTGCTCCTCGGTCAGGGTGAAGTCCATGTCGTCGCTCCCCTAGCTCCTCGGCACCCGGGGCAGGCCCAGGCCGAACAGGGCGACGAGGTCGCGCTGGATCTCGTTGACGCCGCCGCCGAACGTGAGGATCAACGTCCCCTGGAACGCTCGACCCAGCCGGCCGGCCAGGAGGGCGCCGGGTGACTCGCGCTCCAGCGTCGCCGCCGGCCCCAGCACCTCCAGCAGCGTGCGGTAGCCCTCGACGAAGAACTCGGTGCCGAACACCTTGGTGGCGCTGGAGTCGGCGGGGTTGGCACCGGCGCCCACGTCGGCCGCGGCCGACACCTTCCAGTTGAGGAGCTTGAGCACCTCGAGGCTGGCCTGCACCCTGGCCAGGGCGACCTGCACCCACTCCTGGTCGACCACGCGGCGCCCGTCGGGCAGCTTGGTGTCGCGGGCCCAGGCGACCACGTCGTCGTAGACGCGGGCGAACATCCCGGCGGGTGCCAGCGAGATCCGCTCGTAGTTGAGCTGGTTGACGATGAGGTCCCAGCCCCGGTTGACGCCGTAGACGACGGCGTCCTCGGGTACCCGCACGTCGTCGTAGTAGGTGGTGAAGGTGGAGGCGTTCACCATCGTCTCGATCTTGGTGTACGAGAAGCCCGGGGAGGTGGTCGGCACCAGGAAGATCGAGATGCCCTTGTGCTTGGGGGCGTCGGGGTCGGTG
This sequence is a window from Acidimicrobiales bacterium. Protein-coding genes within it:
- a CDS encoding ABC transporter ATP-binding protein, which encodes MSVAGKNDSALTVRNVTVKFGGHLALDDVALDAAPGQVTGLIGPNGAGKTTMFNVVTGLLVPQRGEVRLGGVDLTQLSPYRRARHGLARTFQRLELFGLLTVRENVQLAETLGGRRGRRGAARADELLERVGLDDVADVRADEMPTGKARLVELARALATRPRVLLLDEPASGLDEGETEALGELLAAIAQDGVAVVLVEHDVQLVMRACHDVHVLDFGSIIARGTPDQVQRDQAVLDAYLGAGTGSVTS
- a CDS encoding acyl-CoA synthetase (activates fatty acids by binding to coenzyme A; in Mycobacterium may be involved in virulence), with the protein product LVSADAEKDLGGTQGGPSVAPSRDAVVLDDDYRELPAGTAVIGRLARRGNMPIGYYKDEEKTRATFVQGPEGERYVLAGDMALHEADGTITLLGRGSGCVNTGGEKVFPEEVEGALKAHPAVFDALVVGVPDERWGQKVAAVVQLREGTELTLEELDAHCRSRLAGYKIPRQMTLVAGVQRSPSGKPDYPWAQKIASAGV
- a CDS encoding peptidoglycan-binding domain-containing protein produces the protein MIVVASLGVIVGTAVPASAATTCGGSATAFGGGPGVAYSTIAPSVTQNSPHFNCVLVRNNNNNWGVIVLQIALRDCAGQAIAVDGDFGAGTEQAVKNVQAVTGVGVDGKYGPVTRNAMPWPASSTTGSGCVVGNLFNFPN
- a CDS encoding acyl-CoA dehydrogenase family protein, translated to MRGDGQLLHIAYTPEQDVLRRELREYFAELMTPEVQEECALGETGGPHCLEAVRKMGRDGWLGLGWPTTYGGQGRGDVDQMIFMDEAWRAGAPIPFLTINTVGKTIQEFGTEAQKDLFLPKILAGELHCSIGYTEPTAGTDLASLRTTATKDGDEWVINGQKIYTSLASYADYVWLAARTDPDAPKHKGISIFLVPTTSPGFSYTKIETMVNASTFTTYYDDVRVPEDAVVYGVNRGWDLIVNQLNYERISLAPAGMFARVYDDVVAWARDTKLPDGRRVVDQEWVQVALARVQASLEVLKLLNWKVSAAADVGAGANPADSSATKVFGTEFFVEGYRTLLEVLGPAATLERESPGALLAGRLGRAFQGTLILTFGGGVNEIQRDLVALFGLGLPRVPRS
- a CDS encoding ABC transporter ATP-binding protein, whose protein sequence is MSVNGQNGEETLVELRGVRAAYGTIEVLHGVDLRVGAGEVMAVLGPNGAGKSTTLKVLAGLHPLAGGDLLVAGRRVNGALPEDLARAGLCLIPEGRGVFPGLTVRENLRMATHRGIPFRAIEEAAYGRFPQLHRRRSQVAGTLSGGEQQMLALARGLATDPAVLILDELSMGLAPLVVEQLYAQVADLARTGVSVLVVEQFARVVLGVADRAAIMVHGRVSDVGAPHEIESKLSTAYLGG
- a CDS encoding LuxR C-terminal-related transcriptional regulator, translating into MQGVSGRRRDPPLVGRGRELAGLLAAVAEGTGRGALVAGPLGVGKTRLLDEAADLLAEQGWTLLRVRPAGDDAAAAPFGSLGSLLPALSDDPERWALAVHRGIDHLVARARPGRPLLVADDLHGFDAASATLVQQAVVERRLRLLGALRTGPDAPDAVTALWKDDLVERVDLGPLERSDADELLEELVGGSVDAATRSQLWLWSEGNPRLLTELVDETRAEGSWHRDAGLWRLVRGPDDAPLRSPTLAAMLADRLADAPDAVAEVVDVLALSGRLPVEVLATLVGHGALAAAERAGLTTTDDEATGRLVRLANPFFAELRRTDLSDDRVGLLRNRLLDVFEQLGQIAAADVPLLAQWYVEAGQHGPGTADLLTRAAEEARSNDDPRTAADLARRARALGHDDRTGRLLIYALARLGATDELGQVSDEVTHSAVSDDVRAEAVLSRALYMFQFANRPDKAEALLTDAAAYLTDGRWQEALQTQIAGFRLQRGDLAGAQAVALPLLSSGNRNTVAGGISVLSPLRLMQGHVGEAIELAERGLELALQMLADPRERGDDDALTVGEFLFHQIGAWVEDGKVREAETAAGAAITALDDSVDPFTRAFVAFEVGRIARARGRPETAARWFREASAGFESIRRDGFAAWSLAGLANVRAEVADVEGAREATERCRTFTAHPIGLAAGELDRCLVWAKVTAGVDPDELVADLLAAARRSLERGEVLHAAHAFHDLVRIGRAGHGEVQLRELATRSDGQLVEVFARHATVTVAGDTDGLRAVAVDFERLGYDLHAAEAWSQAAEQARTGGELRRAMASHRRASRCARRCEGARTPLLSTWPDPLDLSRREREIARLTVSGMRRRDIARQLVISPRTVDSHLQRIYRKLGVHDRESLAQALDEESPPDTLLASG
- a CDS encoding ABC transporter substrate-binding protein; protein product: MNVGAIEGRSRRLLALLMVGLLLLGATACGRSGDEESSNDEGAEEPTPSDDGGSGSEGDRLAQGEFGDLGVVCQDGDASGATDTGVTDDEIRIGTITNKGADARPGLNQEMYDSAAAFVDWCNEHGGINGRDLVLDDLDAKLVDYGQRIAEACEGTFALVGGGAIFDNGDAGARVDCGLANIPGFVVTPEARVGELQVQPLPNPVYSFQVQSYLSMQELHPDATKYGILWVDLEGVKTVRQQVKESVEKLGFEVVYDATYQAINETGWRGFVQSMKEKGVQGFELVGEPENMTALLNAMQTEDWYPEFIVMQPNMYDAKFEEEASAAAGGDIYSRIAFPMFDMDGDDYPGMGDYQALMEQYRPDGKFPALLGAQAMSGLLLFATAASECGSDLTRECMLENAGSQEDWTAGGLHSPTTPGNSLAPECGILVQFTPDGFVYDEEVTNPDEGVFNCSADNVLELTDDYGVPRPSE
- a CDS encoding ABC transporter permease → MDQFLNATILGLASASILAVAASGLVLTYTTTGIFNFAHGALGMLGAFTYWQLRVDWGWPAPIALVVVLGVLAPLVGAFIEVVIMRGLTDAPETVRVVVSISLLVALLGLGIWLWSPNEAHVLPKFWGNESFDLVGTTVTYHELSAFVVAVGLAIGLRVLLYRTRAGIAMRASVDDRPLSTLNGARPNRSAMLAWGIGVACAAISGILTAGLTTLSHTSLTLLIVNAYAAAMIGRLRSLPMTFLGAMILGLADQYAISYFDETNTLLSDLRFAFPAIVLFVVLMVMRQPRPRGHGVVASREIIPRPGWIGALVTAACFVAAGWFMSEILSDLDAVLAARIVALSIIALSLVPLVGFAGQLSLCQLSFAGIGAVVMAHHGGDGSPLGLVYAAVVTGVVGALLAVPAIRLGGLYFALATAAFAVFLDQWVFGLADFELGPWTIKLFGSGSVPIERIDLPGTDTGGGLLIVLAVFFAALYLLVVAIRRSSFGQRLLAMKDSPAAAATLGMNLTAVKIGVFTLSAAMAGVGGALYGGTLGSVAPNRFTFFESLPLTLLAVVGGIGSAAGALVAGVLLGGLPIVIDQWPALQNIEKILPGTMGIALGRNPNGVVQDLREGFAPVLRSKLVTAFTVVATLGVLGLRFNDAIDGWAFAGALAAAILVGPLLLRIATARKDVATVDLDEVDAAEAPEEVAWEWVGIDRPFTPDDAATLDRALGLETTS
- a CDS encoding acyl-CoA dehydrogenase family protein — protein: MDFTLTEEQQAIADLADTIVGEQCTPEVLRAVESGPDDLAANAWKAVAVADLLGLALPESFGGSGLGLVEAALVAQKVGRHVAPVPYWTSTAAALAVARWGDESQQARWLPGVANGSAPLAVAPWHPVDSGEIGARPVAGEGDWALHGTATPVPWAGQAAALVVPAQTDSGPGLFLVDLAAAGVTRVDEQAINHEPAQTVTFDRTAATRLGSDGDDAVEWSTLRTRALLGATMLGVCEGALALTATYVTERKQFGSPIGTFQAVAHRCADAYVDTEAIRLTNLQALWRLQADHPEADDAVAVATFWATDGGHRVVHAAQHLHGGIGMDVDYPIHRYFRWEKVLEALLGGPRVALASLGTSIARPAPTS